A region from the uncultured Bacteroides sp. genome encodes:
- a CDS encoding EamA family transporter, translating into MWKYYALLSALFAALTAIFAKIGIKNINSDLATAIRTVIILFITWGIVLSGSHLNEIKEIQRNTWLFLILSGMATGLSWLFYFKALQIGDVSRVAPIDKLSVVITICLSFLILKEPISARVIVGGLLIAAGSITMILK; encoded by the coding sequence ATGTGGAAATATTATGCACTCTTATCAGCATTATTTGCCGCTCTTACCGCTATTTTCGCCAAAATTGGCATAAAGAATATTAATTCGGACTTGGCAACAGCTATCCGAACTGTAATCATACTTTTTATTACTTGGGGAATCGTTCTTTCAGGCAGTCACCTCAACGAGATAAAAGAGATACAACGCAACACTTGGCTATTCCTTATTCTTTCGGGGATGGCTACCGGTTTATCCTGGTTATTTTATTTTAAGGCTTTACAAATAGGAGATGTTTCACGAGTAGCACCGATTGATAAATTGAGTGTGGTAATTACCATTTGCCTCTCTTTTTTAATATTAAAAGAGCCTATCAGCGCTAGGGTCATTGTTGGAGGATTACTCATTGCGGCAGGTAGCATTACTATGATTCTAAAATAA
- a CDS encoding mannose-1-phosphate guanylyltransferase, whose protein sequence is MTNKDNYCVIMGGGIGSRFWPFSRKTLPKQFLDFFGTGRSLLQQTFDRFNKVIPVENIFIVTNDMYADLVKEQLPGLKADQILLEPTRRNTAPCIAWAAYHIRALNPKANIVVAPSDHLILKEGEFLESIKKGLDFVSHSDKLLTLGIKPNRPETGYGYIQIAEKESTDFYKVKTFTEKPELELAKVFLESGEFYWNSGLFIWNVNTIIKAVQELLPELAENLELGNEAYGTQSEKAFIDENFPACPNVSIDFGIMEKADNVYVSLGDFGWSDLGTWGSLYDLSPKDMNKNVILKCQSLIYDGKDNIIALPEGKLAVIEGLEGYLIAESDNVLLICKKDEEHAIRKYVNDVQIKLGEDYI, encoded by the coding sequence ATGACAAATAAAGATAATTATTGTGTGATAATGGGTGGAGGTATTGGTAGCCGATTCTGGCCTTTTAGTCGCAAAACACTTCCCAAGCAATTTCTGGATTTTTTTGGTACAGGACGGTCACTGTTACAACAAACCTTTGACAGGTTTAATAAAGTAATTCCAGTAGAAAATATTTTCATTGTAACCAATGACATGTACGCCGACTTGGTGAAAGAACAACTTCCCGGTTTAAAAGCCGACCAAATTTTACTAGAACCTACAAGAAGAAACACCGCACCCTGTATCGCATGGGCAGCCTACCACATCAGGGCATTGAATCCAAAAGCCAATATTGTCGTAGCTCCCTCCGATCATCTGATATTGAAAGAAGGAGAATTTCTCGAATCTATAAAAAAAGGATTAGATTTCGTATCCCATTCAGACAAACTTCTTACTCTCGGCATTAAACCTAACAGGCCGGAAACCGGATATGGATACATACAAATAGCCGAAAAAGAATCAACCGATTTCTATAAAGTAAAAACATTCACAGAAAAGCCCGAATTAGAACTAGCCAAAGTGTTTCTTGAAAGCGGAGAATTTTATTGGAATTCCGGGTTATTTATATGGAATGTAAACACAATTATTAAAGCAGTGCAAGAACTCCTGCCGGAATTGGCTGAAAACTTAGAACTGGGAAATGAAGCATACGGTACGCAATCCGAGAAAGCCTTTATTGATGAGAATTTTCCTGCTTGTCCAAATGTGTCCATTGATTTCGGAATAATGGAAAAAGCAGACAATGTATATGTTTCTCTGGGTGATTTCGGATGGTCTGATCTGGGTACATGGGGTTCCTTATACGACTTATCCCCGAAAGACATGAACAAAAATGTTATTCTAAAATGCCAATCGCTCATATACGACGGCAAGGATAACATCATAGCTCTACCCGAAGGAAAACTAGCAGTAATTGAAGGCCTTGAAGGATATCTAATAGCAGAATCAGACAATGTGCTGCTCATCTGCAAGAAAGACGAAGAACACGCCATCCGCAAATACGTTAATGACGTACAAATAAAACTCGGAGAAGATTATATTTAG